The DNA window GTCAACATCGGTTACGAAATGTCCAACAACATCGTGGACAACCGCTACGGGATTCAGGACATCACGAGCAGTTTGACCTTTTACTTCGGCAAATTCTTCATCAAAGGAAACCACGTATACCGCCCGAATCTGTATATGTACGACACGGACAACTACTACGGAGCCACCGGCGGATACGTTAACCGAAACACGAAAGACGGTTTGATCGTGGATCCTTCGAAGGTGAACGGTCCGATCAATCAATACCTGCTCGATCAGATCGCGAACAGTCCGTTGATTCCGGACGCTGGGGACGGTTCGTTGCGACAGGCGATCCGAGAATCGTATTTATTGCAGAAAATTCCGGCGCATTTATTCTGGTTCAGCATCGGATTCTCGCATAGTTTTTAAAAAAAAAATATAAAGAAGCACAGGAAGATTCATGAGCATCAGGTTTCGAATATCGTTATATCTTGCACTCGTACTTTTGGCGGGAAGCATCGCGATTACCACCATCAATACGATTACGACGTACTTTAAGCTTTCGCAGGATATTAAGGATTCTTCCGCGATGGTTGCGTCGAGATACGCGTTCGAAATTCGGGATTTTTTCGACAAGGCTCTCGGCGGGCTGCGCGGTCTTGAGTTTCAACTTTCGCACGCAAGACCGACCCGAGAGGAAACGATCGAAACGTTAAAGGATCTTGCAAAGAGCGATCCGAATTATTTCGGAGCTTGGTCCGTATTCGAACCGGGTAAATTCGATTCTTTGGATTCGCAATATGTCAATCGACAAGGCTACGATGCGACCGGAAGATTTATTCCTTACATCAATAAGGCCGCAGGTCCGGACAAACCTTTGGTGTTGGAGCCTGTCATCTACTACGAAAATCAGGATGCGAGCGGATATTTTTATAACATTCCGAAAAAAACGGGAATCGATTTTATCGCCGATCCGTTTGCGTATCCGGTTTCGGGAAGAGAAATTCTGATGTTGTCCGTCGTGAAACCGGTTCGCAGAAACGGAGAAGTCGCGGGCGTCGTGGGCATGGATATCACGATGGAAAATATGCAGGAGATGCTCGAACCGATTCGGCCGTATCAAGGAGAAGGATATCTGAGTCTGATTTCTCCCGGAGGTTTTTACGCGGCGAACGGACTGCAGCCCGAACTTGTGGGAAAGGAAATTCAAGATCCTGAATGGAAGAAAAAAATTCTGGAAGGAAGTCTGAAGGACGAGATCCAAGTTTACGAAAGAGGAGGTGCCACGCACTTCTTCTATTCCTTTTATTTGGGGAATTACAACAAGAAATGGATCTTGGAAGTCAGCGTTCCGGACAGCATCTTCTGGAAAAATCTTTCGAGAGTGATCTTGGAGACGATCGCTACGTCGCTGTTTACGATGATCATCATCGTAATCGTATTAAATCTAATATTCCAAAAATTGATTACGAACGGAATCAACACCGCGATCTCCTTTTCT is part of the Leptospira yasudae genome and encodes:
- a CDS encoding methyl-accepting chemotaxis protein; this encodes MSIRFRISLYLALVLLAGSIAITTINTITTYFKLSQDIKDSSAMVASRYAFEIRDFFDKALGGLRGLEFQLSHARPTREETIETLKDLAKSDPNYFGAWSVFEPGKFDSLDSQYVNRQGYDATGRFIPYINKAAGPDKPLVLEPVIYYENQDASGYFYNIPKKTGIDFIADPFAYPVSGREILMLSVVKPVRRNGEVAGVVGMDITMENMQEMLEPIRPYQGEGYLSLISPGGFYAANGLQPELVGKEIQDPEWKKKILEGSLKDEIQVYERGGATHFFYSFYLGNYNKKWILEVSVPDSIFWKNLSRVILETIATSLFTMIIIVIVLNLIFQKLITNGINTAISFSEEVSSGNLVVENSYERKDEVGKLLLSLDHMKNNLKSIILEIKGSSESLNSTSDKMAESSKSFYDVAQEQASASEESSAAIEELAASAENVGKSMDRAISHMKDIDGNVILLKEQIARINDEMKSLASLAGESQQQATTGESSMNQSTKAMDEIGDSASRINEILSIITDISEKTNLLALNAAIEAARAGEAGKGFAVVAEEISKLASQTSNSVQEIGQLVESTNRAVMNGTSKVKEASDILAKLRSSVDMFGVSAKNVLDSVNTQEKNTEKIHQSASSLMSFSLQIEEAVQEQKRATDEITKTIVSISEGTQEIASGADDLTGFSKNMHTQSEGLIRLINKFKI